The nucleotide window AGCGCGTCCGCCACCTGGGGAGCCACCTTGTGCATGGTGTTGGTGCCGATGACCATCAGGTCCGCGCCCGCCTTTTCCAGGGTCCGGGCGGCAGCGGCCAGCCGATCCCCGATTTCGCTCCACCGCCCCGCGCACATCAGGTCGCGCAGTTCCTGGAACTCCAGGCTGTTCATGAGAATCTTCGCGGAATGCAGCCCGCCGAGACGGGCCTTCACTTCCTCGTTCATGACGCGGTAGTATTCCGCCGATGATTCCCAGCTCATGCCGCCGAGCAGGCCGATGGTCTTCATTGTCGAAACCCCTTATTCGAAAAAGTACCGCCCCGCCGCCACCAGGGCCATGCCCAGGGCCACGGTGCCGAAGAACGACTTGGTGCGCCAGGCCAGCAGGAAGGCCGGTATGGCCGCCCACAGGAAGAAGTTGTCAGGCGTGAAATCGAACTGCCCGTCCTTGAGCACAAGCGACGGGAAGAGCATGGCCGAGAGTACGGCCACGGGCACGAAGGAGAGCCAGCGAACCACGGGTTCGGGCAGGGACCGCGTGGCCAGCGCCACCAGCGGGGCCATGCGCGGGACATAGGTCACGGCCAGCATGCCCAGGAAGGTCAAAAAGATTATTTTCTGGTCCATGTTTCCACTCCCGCGCCGAAGGTTGCGCCGATAACGGTGGCGATGATCACGCTCCACTGGTCCGCGCCCGCCTGGATCAGGACGATGGCGGTCAGCCCCGTGAAACCGGCCACGAGCACGTGCAGCTTGTTCCTGGTCTGCATGACCAGCAGCGCGATGAACATGGCGGGCAGGGCGTAGTCGATGCCCAGCGGCTCCACCCTCGGGATGGACGCCCCGGCCACGAAACCCACGAACGAAGCCAGGGTCCAGGAGGCCTGGGCGATATAGTTGATGGCGAAGCAGGTGGTCTTGTTCAGGTCGCCGCGCGCAAACCGGGCCGAGTGCACGGCAAATGATTCGTCGGTCACCTGGTAGGCGAACAGGGCCAGCTCCCACTTCTTCCAGCTCTTGAGGTTCGGGGCCAGGGACGCGCTCATGAGCAGATGGCGCAGGTTGACCACGAAGGTGGTCGCGATGATGGACAGCGGGCTTACTCCTGCGGCGAACAGGGCCACGGCGATGAGCTGGGCCGACCCGGCGTACACCAGGACGGACATGAGCACGGTGTTGAGCATGGACAGCCCGGCCTGCTGGGCAAGGACGCCGTAGGCCACGCCCACGGGCAGATAGCCCATGACGATGGGGGCCACCAGCTTGGCGGCTGACATCATGGGGGAATCCGCCTGCTCTCCGGCAACGGCTTCGATGGTCATGACGAGTCTCTCTCTGAATGTCTGTCGGGCCATGGCCCGGTTAATGTGATCAATCCTCGGGTTGCAGTAAAGCGGAAAAACTGTAATCAGTACAGATACAGTTGATTCAAAATATGCACATAACAGATTGAGGAAAGCCATGGCCGGTTACCGCTATCAGGCCGTCGAGAAACACATCATGACCATGATCGGGTCCGGGGCCCTGGGGCTGGGCGACCGGCTCCCCTCCCTGCGCACCCTGAGTTCCCGGCTGGGCGTATCCATTTCCACCGTGAACCAGGCGTATATCGAACTGGAGCGGAAATCCGTGGTGGAAGCCCGGCCCAGGTCCGGGTTCTTCGTGCGCCGCAGGTCCACGAGGCTGCCGCGCACCGAGGCAACCCCCACGCCCATGGAGCGGCCCCGGGCCGTGACCCGCATCGGGCTGATCCAGACCGTGCTCGAATCCGTGGGCGCGGCGGACTGGACCCCGTTGGACGTGGTCGCCCCCGGCCCGGACCTGCTGCCGCTCCGGGAACTGGGCAATATCACGGCGAGCGTGGTCCGCGACGACCCCGGCAGGGCCATGGGCTACGCCCCCATCCCCGGCGACCAGCAGCTCATCCGCCAGATCGCCTACCGGTCCATGGAGCACTCCATCCCGGCGAATCCGGACGACCCGATCATCACCGCCGGATGCATGGAGGCCCTGTACCTTTCCCTGCGCTCGGTCTGCCGCCGGGGCGACACCGTGCTCATCCAGTCGCCCACCTATTACTGCTTCCTGCTGCTGCTCGAGACGCTGGGACTGCGGACCATCGAGATTCCGTCCGACCCGAAATGCGGCGTCACGCCCACCGCGCTGCACAAGGCGCTGAACACCTTCGACATCTCGGCCTGCGTACTGGCCCCCAACTTCAACAACCCCGATTCAAGCCTGACTCCGGACGACGCGAAGAGGGAGATCGTGGCCATGCTGGCCGAACGCGACATCCCCCTTGTGGAGGACGACGTGTCAACGGACCTCCACTTCGATCCCAAACGACCCACCACATTCAAGCAGTTCGACGAAAAGGGGCTGGTCCTGCTCTGCTCCTCCTTTTCCAAGACCATCGGCCCCGGCTACCGCGTGGGCTGGATGCTGCCCGGTCGGTACCGGCAGAAGGTGCTGGAGATCAAGGCCACCACCAACGTGTCCACCTCGGCCCCGGCCC belongs to Pseudodesulfovibrio portus and includes:
- a CDS encoding aminotransferase-like domain-containing protein, whose protein sequence is MAGYRYQAVEKHIMTMIGSGALGLGDRLPSLRTLSSRLGVSISTVNQAYIELERKSVVEARPRSGFFVRRRSTRLPRTEATPTPMERPRAVTRIGLIQTVLESVGAADWTPLDVVAPGPDLLPLRELGNITASVVRDDPGRAMGYAPIPGDQQLIRQIAYRSMEHSIPANPDDPIITAGCMEALYLSLRSVCRRGDTVLIQSPTYYCFLLLLETLGLRTIEIPSDPKCGVTPTALHKALNTFDISACVLAPNFNNPDSSLTPDDAKREIVAMLAERDIPLVEDDVSTDLHFDPKRPTTFKQFDEKGLVLLCSSFSKTIGPGYRVGWMLPGRYRQKVLEIKATTNVSTSAPAQMAIAEYLRQGRMERHLKKLRGALEKQMDTMQLHLQRHFPQGTRVTHPSGGAVLWLELPPRVDAVELFYQARARKVGIAPGPIFSTQAKFANYIRITYGSPWSDEQEEAVRILGELAGHRIER
- a CDS encoding AzlC family ABC transporter permease, translated to MTIEAVAGEQADSPMMSAAKLVAPIVMGYLPVGVAYGVLAQQAGLSMLNTVLMSVLVYAGSAQLIAVALFAAGVSPLSIIATTFVVNLRHLLMSASLAPNLKSWKKWELALFAYQVTDESFAVHSARFARGDLNKTTCFAINYIAQASWTLASFVGFVAGASIPRVEPLGIDYALPAMFIALLVMQTRNKLHVLVAGFTGLTAIVLIQAGADQWSVIIATVIGATFGAGVETWTRK
- a CDS encoding AzlD domain-containing protein, whose amino-acid sequence is MDQKIIFLTFLGMLAVTYVPRMAPLVALATRSLPEPVVRWLSFVPVAVLSAMLFPSLVLKDGQFDFTPDNFFLWAAIPAFLLAWRTKSFFGTVALGMALVAAGRYFFE